From a single Leucoraja erinacea ecotype New England chromosome 38, Leri_hhj_1, whole genome shotgun sequence genomic region:
- the LOC129714103 gene encoding kinesin light chain 1-like isoform X2: MSTMVQMNEKLSADEIITGTKQVIQGLEALKNENNTILQSLQETLNGLKEDDELHLVQEKTSLIQRSLEMIELGLSEAQVVTALSTHLSTVEAEKQKLRAQVRRLCQENQWLRDELASTQQRLQKSEQAVAQLEEEKKHLEFMNQIKKYDEDEAAEDKDSVLSKAPLDDLFPNEDEQSQLQHSHSSAAAAAQQGGYEIPARLRTLHNLVIQYASQGRYEVAVPLCKQALEDLEKTSGHNHPDVATMLNILALVYRDQNKYKEAANLLNDALTIREKTLGQDHPAVAATLNNLAVLFGKRGKYKEAEPLCKRALEIREKVLGKDHPDVAKQLNNLALLCQNQGKYEEVEYYYERALEIYQTKLGPEDPNVAKTKNNLASCYLKQGKYRQAEALYKEILTRAHEREFGSVDGDHRRLWVNSEDIDDANKGRVAPSGDYWDHTEPPVCFTTSSDATGPPDANGVQHPHREETKIVPATIGNKTDSSPKASDPSPGTAPCRWSHPYIYLDTGAVLFAKGPGGQEEVSMGVEWNGSLRCRDRPS, translated from the exons ATGTCCACGATGGTGCAGATGAATGAGAAGCTGAGTGCAGACGAGATCATTACTGGCACCAAGCAGGTCATCCAGGGCTTGGAGGCTCTGAAAAATGAGAACAACACCATTCTGCAGAGCCTGCAGGAGACGCTGAATGGGTTGAAGGAGGATGACGAACTTCACCTGGTGCAGGAGAAGACCAGCCTGATCCAGAGGTCGCTGGAGATGATTGAACTAGGACTGAGCGAGGCTCAG GTGGTGACGGCCCTGTCCACCCACCTCAGCACGGTGGAGGCGGAGAAGCAGAAGCTGCGAGCGCAGGTGAGGCGGCTGTGCCAGGAGAACCAGTGGCTGCGTGACGAGCTGGCCAGCACGCAGCAGAGGCTGCAGAAGAGCGAGCAGGCGGTGGCTCAgctggaggaggagaagaagcacCTGGAGTTCATGAACCAGATCAAGAAGTACGACGAGGATGAGGCAGCG GAAGACAAAGACAGTGTATTGTCAAAGGCTCCGCTGGATGATCTTTTCCCGAATGAGGATGAACAGAGTCAGC TGCAGCACTCTCACAgcagcgcagcagcagcagcgcagcagGGGGGCTACGAGATCCCGGCAAGGCTGCGGACCCTCCACAACCTGGTCATACAGTATGCTTCACAAGGGCGCTACGAAGTGGCCGTCCCACTCTGTAAACAAGCtctggaggacctggagaaaacctcagGCCACAACCACCCCGATGTGGCCACCATGCTAAATATTCTGGCCTTGGTGTACAG GGATCAGAACAAATACAAAGAGGCGGCGAATCTTTTAAATGATGCCCTGACAATCCGGGAGAAAACTCTCGGCCAAGACCATCCAGCG GTGGCTGCCACTCTGAATAACCTCGCCGTGCTTTTTGGCAAAAGAGGAAAGTATAAAGAAGCTGAACCACTGTGCAAGCGGGCTTTGGAAATCCGGGAAAAG GTACTGGGCAAGGACCACCCCGACGTGGCCAAGCAGCTGAACAACCTGGCGCTGTTGTGTCAGAACCAGGGCAAGTACGAGGAGGTGGAGTATTACTACGAGAGAGCTCTGGAGATTTACCAAACCAAGCTGGGACCGGAGGACCCTAATGTGGCCAAGACTAAGAACAACCTG GCTTCCTGTTACTTGAAGCAAGGCAAATACAGACAAGCCGAGGCTCTGTACAAGGAGATCCTGACAAGGGCTCACGAGAGGGAGTTTGGGTCTGTCGATG GTGATCACCGGCGGCTGTGGGTAAACTCCGAGGACATCGACGACGCTAACAAG GGCAGAGTGGCCCCTTCAGGAGACTACTGGGACCACACTGAGCCTCCAGTCTGCTTCACAACCTCCAG TGATGCAACAGGACCTCCCGATGCCAATGGAGTTCAACATCCACATCGAGAAGAAACCAAAATTGTCCCTGCCACCATCGGGAATAAAACAGATTCCTCACCGAAG GCATCTGACCCTTCCCCGGGCACAGCCCCCTGCCGATGGTCCCACCCCTACATCTACCTGGACACGGGGGCTGTTCTATTTGCAAAGGGCCCAGGGGGTCAGGAGGAAGTGAGTATGGGCGTGGAGTGGAACGGG TCCCTCCGTTGCAGAGACAGACCTTCCTGA
- the LOC129714103 gene encoding kinesin light chain 1-like isoform X1, with product MSTMVQMNEKLSADEIITGTKQVIQGLEALKNENNTILQSLQETLNGLKEDDELHLVQEKTSLIQRSLEMIELGLSEAQVVTALSTHLSTVEAEKQKLRAQVRRLCQENQWLRDELASTQQRLQKSEQAVAQLEEEKKHLEFMNQIKKYDEDEAAEDKDSVLSKAPLDDLFPNEDEQSQLQHSHSSAAAAAQQGGYEIPARLRTLHNLVIQYASQGRYEVAVPLCKQALEDLEKTSGHNHPDVATMLNILALVYRDQNKYKEAANLLNDALTIREKTLGQDHPAVAATLNNLAVLFGKRGKYKEAEPLCKRALEIREKVLGKDHPDVAKQLNNLALLCQNQGKYEEVEYYYERALEIYQTKLGPEDPNVAKTKNNLASCYLKQGKYRQAEALYKEILTRAHEREFGSVDGDHRRLWVNSEDIDDANKGRVAPSGDYWDHTEPPVCFTTSSDATGPPDANGVQHPHREETKIVPATIGNKTDSSPKASDPSPGTAPCRWSHPYIYLDTGAVLFAKGPGGQEEVSMGVEWNGDTLGSLKRSGSFTKLRDSIRRSSEKLVRKLKGVTAQDTPPKMLGMKRANSLNILNRAAGLLETPFSAPPVV from the exons ATGTCCACGATGGTGCAGATGAATGAGAAGCTGAGTGCAGACGAGATCATTACTGGCACCAAGCAGGTCATCCAGGGCTTGGAGGCTCTGAAAAATGAGAACAACACCATTCTGCAGAGCCTGCAGGAGACGCTGAATGGGTTGAAGGAGGATGACGAACTTCACCTGGTGCAGGAGAAGACCAGCCTGATCCAGAGGTCGCTGGAGATGATTGAACTAGGACTGAGCGAGGCTCAG GTGGTGACGGCCCTGTCCACCCACCTCAGCACGGTGGAGGCGGAGAAGCAGAAGCTGCGAGCGCAGGTGAGGCGGCTGTGCCAGGAGAACCAGTGGCTGCGTGACGAGCTGGCCAGCACGCAGCAGAGGCTGCAGAAGAGCGAGCAGGCGGTGGCTCAgctggaggaggagaagaagcacCTGGAGTTCATGAACCAGATCAAGAAGTACGACGAGGATGAGGCAGCG GAAGACAAAGACAGTGTATTGTCAAAGGCTCCGCTGGATGATCTTTTCCCGAATGAGGATGAACAGAGTCAGC TGCAGCACTCTCACAgcagcgcagcagcagcagcgcagcagGGGGGCTACGAGATCCCGGCAAGGCTGCGGACCCTCCACAACCTGGTCATACAGTATGCTTCACAAGGGCGCTACGAAGTGGCCGTCCCACTCTGTAAACAAGCtctggaggacctggagaaaacctcagGCCACAACCACCCCGATGTGGCCACCATGCTAAATATTCTGGCCTTGGTGTACAG GGATCAGAACAAATACAAAGAGGCGGCGAATCTTTTAAATGATGCCCTGACAATCCGGGAGAAAACTCTCGGCCAAGACCATCCAGCG GTGGCTGCCACTCTGAATAACCTCGCCGTGCTTTTTGGCAAAAGAGGAAAGTATAAAGAAGCTGAACCACTGTGCAAGCGGGCTTTGGAAATCCGGGAAAAG GTACTGGGCAAGGACCACCCCGACGTGGCCAAGCAGCTGAACAACCTGGCGCTGTTGTGTCAGAACCAGGGCAAGTACGAGGAGGTGGAGTATTACTACGAGAGAGCTCTGGAGATTTACCAAACCAAGCTGGGACCGGAGGACCCTAATGTGGCCAAGACTAAGAACAACCTG GCTTCCTGTTACTTGAAGCAAGGCAAATACAGACAAGCCGAGGCTCTGTACAAGGAGATCCTGACAAGGGCTCACGAGAGGGAGTTTGGGTCTGTCGATG GTGATCACCGGCGGCTGTGGGTAAACTCCGAGGACATCGACGACGCTAACAAG GGCAGAGTGGCCCCTTCAGGAGACTACTGGGACCACACTGAGCCTCCAGTCTGCTTCACAACCTCCAG TGATGCAACAGGACCTCCCGATGCCAATGGAGTTCAACATCCACATCGAGAAGAAACCAAAATTGTCCCTGCCACCATCGGGAATAAAACAGATTCCTCACCGAAG GCATCTGACCCTTCCCCGGGCACAGCCCCCTGCCGATGGTCCCACCCCTACATCTACCTGGACACGGGGGCTGTTCTATTTGCAAAGGGCCCAGGGGGTCAGGAGGAAGTGAGTATGGGCGTGGAGTGGAACGGG GACACTCTGGGCAGCTTGAAACGCAGCGGTTCCTTCACCAAACTCCGTGACTCTATTCGGAGGAGCAGTGAGAAGCTGGTTCGTAAACTGAAGGGTGTCACCGCACAAGACACCCCGCCTAAGATGCTGGG
- the LOC129714103 gene encoding kinesin light chain 1-like isoform X3 — MFARRGWGGGTPCALQVVTALSTHLSTVEAEKQKLRAQVRRLCQENQWLRDELASTQQRLQKSEQAVAQLEEEKKHLEFMNQIKKYDEDEAAEDKDSVLSKAPLDDLFPNEDEQSQLQHSHSSAAAAAQQGGYEIPARLRTLHNLVIQYASQGRYEVAVPLCKQALEDLEKTSGHNHPDVATMLNILALVYRDQNKYKEAANLLNDALTIREKTLGQDHPAVAATLNNLAVLFGKRGKYKEAEPLCKRALEIREKVLGKDHPDVAKQLNNLALLCQNQGKYEEVEYYYERALEIYQTKLGPEDPNVAKTKNNLASCYLKQGKYRQAEALYKEILTRAHEREFGSVDGDHRRLWVNSEDIDDANKGRVAPSGDYWDHTEPPVCFTTSSDATGPPDANGVQHPHREETKIVPATIGNKTDSSPKASDPSPGTAPCRWSHPYIYLDTGAVLFAKGPGGQEEVSMGVEWNGDTLGSLKRSGSFTKLRDSIRRSSEKLVRKLKGVTAQDTPPKMLGMKRANSLNILNRAAGLLETPFSAPPVV, encoded by the exons ATGTTTGCtcggcgggggtggggtgggggaacgcCCTGCGCGCTACAGGTGGTGACGGCCCTGTCCACCCACCTCAGCACGGTGGAGGCGGAGAAGCAGAAGCTGCGAGCGCAGGTGAGGCGGCTGTGCCAGGAGAACCAGTGGCTGCGTGACGAGCTGGCCAGCACGCAGCAGAGGCTGCAGAAGAGCGAGCAGGCGGTGGCTCAgctggaggaggagaagaagcacCTGGAGTTCATGAACCAGATCAAGAAGTACGACGAGGATGAGGCAGCG GAAGACAAAGACAGTGTATTGTCAAAGGCTCCGCTGGATGATCTTTTCCCGAATGAGGATGAACAGAGTCAGC TGCAGCACTCTCACAgcagcgcagcagcagcagcgcagcagGGGGGCTACGAGATCCCGGCAAGGCTGCGGACCCTCCACAACCTGGTCATACAGTATGCTTCACAAGGGCGCTACGAAGTGGCCGTCCCACTCTGTAAACAAGCtctggaggacctggagaaaacctcagGCCACAACCACCCCGATGTGGCCACCATGCTAAATATTCTGGCCTTGGTGTACAG GGATCAGAACAAATACAAAGAGGCGGCGAATCTTTTAAATGATGCCCTGACAATCCGGGAGAAAACTCTCGGCCAAGACCATCCAGCG GTGGCTGCCACTCTGAATAACCTCGCCGTGCTTTTTGGCAAAAGAGGAAAGTATAAAGAAGCTGAACCACTGTGCAAGCGGGCTTTGGAAATCCGGGAAAAG GTACTGGGCAAGGACCACCCCGACGTGGCCAAGCAGCTGAACAACCTGGCGCTGTTGTGTCAGAACCAGGGCAAGTACGAGGAGGTGGAGTATTACTACGAGAGAGCTCTGGAGATTTACCAAACCAAGCTGGGACCGGAGGACCCTAATGTGGCCAAGACTAAGAACAACCTG GCTTCCTGTTACTTGAAGCAAGGCAAATACAGACAAGCCGAGGCTCTGTACAAGGAGATCCTGACAAGGGCTCACGAGAGGGAGTTTGGGTCTGTCGATG GTGATCACCGGCGGCTGTGGGTAAACTCCGAGGACATCGACGACGCTAACAAG GGCAGAGTGGCCCCTTCAGGAGACTACTGGGACCACACTGAGCCTCCAGTCTGCTTCACAACCTCCAG TGATGCAACAGGACCTCCCGATGCCAATGGAGTTCAACATCCACATCGAGAAGAAACCAAAATTGTCCCTGCCACCATCGGGAATAAAACAGATTCCTCACCGAAG GCATCTGACCCTTCCCCGGGCACAGCCCCCTGCCGATGGTCCCACCCCTACATCTACCTGGACACGGGGGCTGTTCTATTTGCAAAGGGCCCAGGGGGTCAGGAGGAAGTGAGTATGGGCGTGGAGTGGAACGGG GACACTCTGGGCAGCTTGAAACGCAGCGGTTCCTTCACCAAACTCCGTGACTCTATTCGGAGGAGCAGTGAGAAGCTGGTTCGTAAACTGAAGGGTGTCACCGCACAAGACACCCCGCCTAAGATGCTGGG